From a single Pseudalkalibacillus hwajinpoensis genomic region:
- a CDS encoding SDR family NAD(P)-dependent oxidoreductase — MKEVVIITGAGHGIGRGVAIAYAAKGSRVILADVNEEGCQETLELLPENTGEIILTDVSKPEQIAHLMAEVEERYGRLDVLVNNAGVSAFKPMDELHVDEWDTIMNTNLRSVFLGSRAGARLMRINGGGSIINIASTRASMSEPDSEAYAATKGGIVALTHALAISLSKDSITVNAISPGWIEVENYDSLREVDHQQHPSGRVGKPSDIGRACLFLSSPDNNFVTGENLVVDGGMTRKMIYEH; from the coding sequence ATGAAAGAGGTTGTGATTATAACAGGTGCAGGCCATGGTATTGGAAGAGGAGTCGCCATTGCATATGCTGCAAAGGGAAGCCGTGTCATTCTTGCAGATGTGAACGAAGAGGGCTGTCAAGAAACGTTGGAATTATTGCCTGAGAATACAGGAGAGATCATCCTCACAGACGTTAGTAAACCAGAACAGATCGCTCATTTAATGGCTGAGGTAGAAGAGAGATACGGGCGTTTGGACGTTCTGGTTAACAATGCAGGGGTGTCCGCATTTAAACCAATGGACGAGCTTCATGTGGATGAATGGGATACGATTATGAATACGAATTTAAGAAGTGTCTTCCTGGGATCACGTGCTGGTGCAAGACTAATGAGAATAAACGGTGGTGGGTCTATTATTAATATTGCTTCAACGAGAGCGAGTATGTCAGAACCTGATAGCGAAGCGTACGCAGCTACAAAAGGGGGAATTGTTGCCCTGACGCACGCACTTGCTATCTCTCTTTCAAAAGACAGCATCACAGTTAATGCCATTAGTCCTGGTTGGATCGAAGTAGAAAACTATGATTCTTTAAGGGAAGTTGACCATCAACAGCATCCATCAGGAAGAGTTGGTAAACCATCTGATATCGGAAGAGCCTGTCTATTTCTTTCAAGTCCTGACAATAACTTTGTGACTGGAGAAAATTTGGTAGTCGATGGAGGCATGACCAGAAAAATGATTTATGAACATTAA
- a CDS encoding PAS domain-containing protein translates to MENKREEKKMFSMNGNSSDQETRELRREHSEITDKQDIFNHSRDGMTLANQLGQVVEVNQACCEIFEMDRIQLKNKVVGHHVAPEGRDAFKQMMMELEEKGYVVAQLPVILEKGKRKVIELSITLRAYNNLNLSIIRDVTLERMLLDELMENKEKFRNILEYALDGILIWNAERMIVDANPAACELFNLNRKDIRSHNLFDFLEGQNISIGMSFQSELEKNGELRRDIQFTMPGGVNKHLEFTSKKSIHADLYLTIYRDITHTKKMILELKESEEQFRNLFERALDGMAILSESGHVVNVNCAFCRMFDQNYQSIVQTHYSEVESDCEIIWDNPAKNGRSGEGKRFNPKTKQTETFSFTLSYNIYPGHHLVIVRDMTDIKEAEENLHKTETSNVLGELAAGVAHEIRNPLSTIKGFLQLLDGNKSVNDELLKVVLDEMGQVEEIVNEFLLLSKREFTSYESIYLNELLKQVVERFSPLAAETGINIIEVYGRTGIECVGIRSHIKQVLSNIIENGIKAMPGGGKLRITLSKEHEKSILIVVEDEGNGIPDHLIHRLGEPYYQTSEQGTGLGLMVSYKVVKEHGGQINVSSVRGSGTTFKITLPVDPTLKGQ, encoded by the coding sequence ATGGAAAATAAAAGGGAAGAGAAAAAAATGTTTTCCATGAATGGGAACAGCTCTGACCAGGAAACACGCGAACTCCGAAGGGAGCATTCAGAAATAACTGATAAGCAGGATATTTTTAATCACTCAAGAGACGGGATGACATTAGCGAATCAATTAGGACAAGTTGTAGAAGTGAACCAGGCTTGCTGTGAGATTTTTGAGATGGACAGAATTCAATTGAAAAATAAAGTGGTTGGACATCATGTGGCACCTGAGGGTAGGGATGCTTTTAAACAAATGATGATGGAGTTAGAGGAGAAGGGATACGTTGTTGCGCAACTCCCGGTTATACTTGAAAAAGGGAAAAGGAAAGTGATTGAGTTATCGATTACGCTCAGGGCTTATAATAATTTGAATTTATCGATTATTCGGGATGTTACGCTTGAGCGCATGTTGTTGGATGAATTAATGGAAAACAAAGAGAAGTTCAGGAACATTTTAGAATATGCGCTTGATGGGATTTTGATCTGGAACGCTGAGAGAATGATTGTTGATGCGAACCCAGCTGCTTGTGAGCTTTTTAATCTTAATAGAAAGGATATCCGTTCTCATAATTTGTTTGATTTTCTTGAAGGTCAAAACATTTCAATCGGAATGTCTTTTCAAAGTGAGCTTGAGAAAAATGGGGAACTTCGCAGGGATATACAGTTTACAATGCCGGGGGGAGTTAACAAGCACCTTGAGTTTACATCAAAGAAAAGTATCCATGCGGATTTGTATTTAACAATATACCGAGATATTACTCATACAAAAAAGATGATTTTAGAATTAAAAGAGAGCGAAGAGCAATTTCGCAATCTTTTTGAACGGGCGCTTGATGGGATGGCCATTCTGAGTGAAAGTGGCCACGTTGTTAATGTGAATTGTGCTTTTTGTCGGATGTTCGACCAGAACTATCAATCGATTGTTCAAACCCACTATTCAGAAGTAGAAAGTGACTGTGAAATTATTTGGGACAATCCAGCCAAAAACGGCAGAAGCGGAGAGGGAAAGCGATTTAACCCAAAAACGAAGCAGACTGAAACATTTAGTTTTACGTTAAGCTATAATATTTATCCGGGTCATCACCTTGTTATTGTACGAGATATGACCGATATTAAAGAGGCCGAGGAAAATCTTCATAAAACGGAAACGAGCAATGTATTAGGTGAACTTGCTGCAGGGGTGGCCCATGAGATAAGGAATCCACTCTCAACAATAAAAGGATTTCTACAATTGCTTGACGGAAACAAGTCAGTCAATGATGAGCTTTTGAAGGTCGTTTTAGATGAGATGGGGCAAGTAGAGGAAATCGTGAATGAATTTCTGCTTCTTTCAAAGCGAGAATTCACATCCTATGAGTCGATTTATCTAAACGAACTGTTAAAACAGGTCGTAGAGCGCTTCTCACCGCTTGCTGCTGAAACGGGCATCAATATCATTGAAGTGTATGGCAGGACAGGAATTGAATGTGTAGGGATTCGATCTCATATCAAGCAGGTCCTCTCTAACATTATTGAAAATGGGATCAAGGCTATGCCTGGGGGCGGAAAACTTCGAATTACCTTGAGTAAAGAGCACGAAAAGTCCATTTTGATTGTAGTGGAAGATGAAGGGAATGGAATACCAGATCATCTTATTCATCGACTTGGCGAGCCGTATTATCAAACTTCAGAACAGGGCACCGGACTCGGTCTTATGGTTAGCTATAAAGTCGTTAAAGAACATGGTGGTCAGATTAACGTTTCAAGCGTAAGAGGATCAGGAACAACATTTAAAATCACGTTACCTGTTGATCCGACCCTTAAGGGGCAGTAA
- a CDS encoding MBOAT family O-acyltransferase, with product MVFSNLVFLFAFLPIVLFAYFFARKNFRNIVLLIASLVFYAWGEPQYVFLMLFSIVMNYGFGRGIHHYQNRIVPKKLLLTLSIIGNIAILGYFKYAGFVLNGVNSSFGTNIELGEVPLPIGISFFTFQAMSYVIDVYRKDAPVQKNIFSLALYISLFPQLVAGPIVRYNTVDQQINSRTITTDKVYEGIKRFIIGLSKKVLLANSFAVIADQAFSTPAGEMSVMMAWVGIIAYTLQIYFDFSGYSDMAIGLGKMFGFDFLENFRYPYISKSISEFWRRWHISLGTWFKDYVYIPLGGNRHGKIVQVRNLLIVWTITGFWHGASWTFMAWGFYYGAIIVIESLGFGKWLSQLWSPLQHIYVLFLVMVGWVFFRADNFTYSFDYLQTMFGLNQTAFIDSMFLLQWNDNWMLFLAGIIFSTPFIANVSRVYERLAVRAKGLQVVTLFSEPAIYMTLMVFAMVRLVNSSYNPFIYFRF from the coding sequence ATGGTTTTCAGTAATCTAGTATTTTTATTTGCATTTCTACCTATTGTTTTATTTGCTTATTTTTTTGCGAGGAAAAACTTTAGAAACATCGTGCTTCTAATTGCCAGTCTCGTTTTCTATGCGTGGGGCGAACCACAATATGTGTTCCTCATGCTATTTTCTATTGTGATGAACTATGGTTTTGGAAGAGGAATCCATCATTATCAAAACCGCATTGTACCCAAAAAACTACTACTAACGTTATCGATTATTGGGAACATAGCGATTCTTGGCTACTTTAAATATGCAGGATTTGTATTGAATGGTGTAAATAGCTCATTTGGAACAAACATTGAACTTGGAGAAGTTCCGCTACCAATTGGTATTTCCTTCTTTACATTTCAGGCAATGAGCTACGTCATCGATGTGTATCGAAAAGATGCACCGGTACAGAAGAATATCTTTTCACTGGCGCTGTATATCTCTCTTTTTCCTCAACTTGTTGCTGGACCGATTGTTCGCTATAACACAGTTGATCAACAAATCAATTCACGGACGATAACGACTGATAAAGTGTATGAGGGAATCAAACGTTTCATTATAGGCTTGTCTAAAAAGGTTCTACTGGCTAATAGTTTTGCTGTTATAGCCGATCAGGCGTTCAGCACACCAGCTGGAGAGATGAGTGTCATGATGGCGTGGGTTGGAATCATCGCTTACACTCTTCAAATCTATTTTGATTTTTCGGGTTATAGCGATATGGCAATTGGACTTGGTAAAATGTTTGGATTTGATTTTCTTGAGAACTTTCGATATCCATATATATCGAAGAGCATTTCAGAGTTTTGGAGAAGATGGCACATTTCGCTTGGAACGTGGTTTAAAGATTATGTGTATATTCCACTCGGAGGCAATCGTCACGGGAAGATCGTACAAGTGCGTAATTTATTAATTGTATGGACGATTACTGGTTTCTGGCATGGAGCAAGTTGGACATTTATGGCATGGGGTTTCTATTATGGCGCGATTATCGTAATTGAAAGCCTCGGATTTGGAAAGTGGTTAAGTCAACTTTGGTCGCCACTTCAGCATATTTACGTGCTATTCCTTGTTATGGTTGGATGGGTATTTTTCCGTGCAGATAACTTTACGTATTCATTTGATTATTTACAAACCATGTTTGGCTTAAATCAGACCGCATTTATAGACTCGATGTTCCTTTTACAATGGAATGATAATTGGATGTTGTTTCTGGCTGGAATCATTTTTAGCACGCCATTCATAGCGAATGTAAGCAGAGTTTACGAGCGACTTGCTGTTAGAGCGAAAGGCTTACAGGTTGTCACACTTTTCTCTGAACCAGCTATTTATATGACGTTGATGGTTTTTGCAATGGTCAGGCTGGTGAATTCCAGTTACAACCCATTTATTTATTTCAGGTTTTAA
- a CDS encoding MDR family MFS transporter has translation MKSLTNVMISSIRKKETSRPLVLGAIIIGMFMAAIEGTIVSTAMPGIVGDLGGFSQFSWVFSAYLLMSAITVLIFGKLSDLFGRKPIYTIGIIVFLVGSFLCGFAGSMEALIVFRLIQGIGAGAVQPIALTIVGDMYSMEERAKIQGYLASVWGISAIAGPALGGIFVQYIDWAWVFWMNIPLGILSLIGMLLFLHETIDKERKSIDYSGAGLLLVSVTSLMVVLIEGGVHWEWSSTQIIVLLFVAALGIGLFIKVEKRAIEPLMPLGIWRNPVIALSNSVTFTTGMILIGVSSFLPTFVQGVMERSPIVAGFTLTTMSIGWPIASTIAGNLVIKIGFRTTSLLGGLSLIAGATVYLFMTPALGPVFAGAGSFFIGVGMGLTSTTFIVAIQSSVSWEQRGIATASNMFMRTLGSAVGAALLGGILNSRLQNYLSGKEGSENVTINSANLLLSESKRMNLEPSSLELLQTGLTISLKWVYGGVSVLALLSLVLVLFLPKPAKKEVRM, from the coding sequence ATGAAATCGCTAACAAATGTAATGATAAGTAGTATAAGAAAAAAAGAAACGAGTCGCCCTCTTGTTTTGGGTGCCATCATTATTGGTATGTTTATGGCAGCGATCGAGGGGACGATTGTATCAACGGCAATGCCAGGGATTGTTGGAGACCTTGGCGGATTTTCACAATTCAGCTGGGTGTTTTCTGCCTATCTTCTCATGTCCGCTATTACTGTCTTAATATTCGGAAAGCTTTCCGACTTGTTTGGAAGGAAACCGATCTACACAATCGGGATTATCGTTTTTTTGGTTGGCTCTTTTCTTTGTGGATTTGCAGGTTCGATGGAAGCACTGATTGTATTTCGGTTGATTCAGGGAATCGGTGCTGGAGCAGTTCAACCAATAGCGCTTACAATCGTTGGCGACATGTATTCAATGGAAGAACGAGCAAAGATTCAAGGGTATTTAGCGAGCGTGTGGGGGATTTCAGCAATTGCGGGCCCGGCCCTTGGCGGCATTTTCGTTCAATATATTGACTGGGCATGGGTATTCTGGATGAACATTCCGCTTGGCATACTGTCCCTTATTGGCATGCTTCTTTTTCTTCATGAAACGATTGATAAAGAGAGGAAGTCGATTGATTATTCCGGAGCTGGTCTGTTACTTGTTTCTGTTACCTCGCTAATGGTCGTGCTGATTGAGGGAGGTGTACACTGGGAGTGGAGCTCAACGCAAATCATAGTCCTGCTGTTCGTAGCTGCTTTAGGCATAGGGTTATTTATTAAGGTCGAAAAAAGGGCGATAGAACCCTTGATGCCTCTAGGAATATGGCGAAATCCTGTCATTGCGTTATCAAATTCAGTAACGTTTACAACGGGTATGATCTTAATTGGAGTATCAAGTTTTCTTCCTACATTTGTGCAGGGTGTTATGGAACGCTCGCCAATTGTAGCAGGGTTTACCTTAACAACAATGTCGATTGGCTGGCCGATTGCTTCAACAATTGCAGGGAACCTAGTTATAAAAATAGGGTTCAGAACAACTTCTCTCCTTGGAGGGCTCTCTCTTATTGCCGGTGCGACTGTTTACCTGTTTATGACGCCTGCACTCGGTCCAGTTTTTGCTGGAGCAGGTTCCTTTTTCATTGGAGTTGGAATGGGGTTAACATCTACAACGTTTATCGTTGCCATTCAGAGCTCTGTATCTTGGGAGCAACGAGGCATAGCAACAGCGTCTAATATGTTTATGAGAACGCTTGGAAGCGCTGTGGGTGCAGCGCTTCTCGGAGGAATCCTTAACAGTCGATTACAAAACTACCTCTCTGGAAAAGAGGGAAGTGAAAACGTGACCATTAATAGCGCGAACCTATTATTAAGTGAATCGAAAAGAATGAATCTTGAGCCGTCTTCACTCGAGCTTCTGCAGACTGGACTTACCATATCTTTGAAATGGGTTTATGGTGGAGTTAGCGTACTGGCACTGCTTAGCTTGGTTCTCGTTCTTTTTCTTCCTAAACCTGCTAAAAAAGAAGTACGTATGTGA
- the cbpB gene encoding cyclic-di-AMP-binding protein CbpB, giving the protein MAKHIELPNLYETGIEDLVISAEKVAHVQLSNPLEHAMLILIKSGYSSIPVLDTKYRLKGLISQPLILDSILGIERIEFEKLSEFVVEDVMNTDIPCINEKDGFFKGLKLSIDHPFLCVVDDENIFKGILTRRALLKFVNRYLHESSVRQS; this is encoded by the coding sequence ATGGCTAAACATATTGAATTACCTAATTTGTACGAAACTGGAATAGAAGACCTTGTTATTTCAGCTGAAAAAGTTGCGCATGTTCAATTGTCTAACCCACTGGAGCATGCCATGCTAATTTTGATTAAGTCTGGCTATTCCTCAATTCCGGTATTGGATACAAAGTACCGCTTAAAAGGATTAATCAGTCAGCCGCTTATTCTAGATTCGATTTTAGGAATTGAGCGTATTGAATTTGAGAAATTAAGTGAGTTTGTGGTTGAAGATGTAATGAATACTGACATACCCTGTATTAATGAGAAAGATGGCTTTTTCAAAGGTTTGAAACTTTCTATTGATCATCCTTTTCTTTGTGTGGTCGACGATGAGAATATCTTCAAAGGGATCTTGACGAGAAGAGCGCTTCTAAAATTTGTTAATCGTTATTTACATGAGTCTTCCGTAAGGCAGTCTTAA
- a CDS encoding VOC family protein — translation MSINYKRLHHLQICIPSGEEERARDFYLSKLGFQEIEKPKQLKKNGGFWAEIANIEIHIGVEKQVIPGKRHPAFEVNDIENAREHLKKHNVTIQPQIEIDGYKRFSFYDPFKNRIEFIEPTK, via the coding sequence ATGTCTATTAACTATAAGCGACTCCATCACCTTCAAATTTGCATCCCTTCTGGTGAAGAAGAGAGGGCAAGAGATTTTTATTTAAGCAAACTTGGTTTTCAAGAAATTGAAAAACCGAAACAGCTTAAGAAAAATGGTGGCTTCTGGGCAGAAATCGCAAACATTGAAATACACATTGGAGTCGAAAAACAGGTCATACCAGGTAAGAGACATCCTGCATTTGAAGTAAATGATATCGAAAATGCTAGAGAACATCTGAAAAAGCATAACGTTACCATTCAACCTCAAATAGAGATCGATGGTTACAAGCGCTTTTCATTCTATGACCCTTTTAAAAATCGTATCGAATTCATTGAACCAACGAAATAG
- the corA gene encoding magnesium/cobalt transporter CorA, with protein MGIRTKLRRNRTQKKGMPPGSLVYIGEEKTEEVTVSAIEFDDQDINEYNNISLDKLKSVIDSYKITWVNVNGVHNVQIVDEISKMIGLHPLTTEDILNTEHRPKIDFFEDHLLAIVKMLDLSATDTELDIEQVSFIMMEKTVITFQEKHGDLFDPVRLQLQESKGRIRKAGSDFLFYSLLDVIFDQYLIIMDEMDDRIADLEGMIMKEPDNHSLQDINEYKNTILQLKKTVWPVREVVNKLINRKVPYIKEDISFYLQDIHDHIVQANDMVETSRGQLYGLLDVYYSSLSMKMNEIMKVLTIVSTIFIPLTFIAGIYGMNFAYMPELDWPWSYPAVWIVMIIITAIMLVYFKRKNWF; from the coding sequence ATGGGAATACGAACAAAATTGAGAAGGAATCGAACACAAAAAAAAGGTATGCCACCTGGATCACTCGTTTACATAGGTGAGGAAAAAACGGAAGAAGTCACGGTGTCAGCTATTGAGTTTGATGACCAAGACATAAATGAATACAACAATATTTCATTAGATAAACTGAAGTCAGTGATCGATTCATATAAGATTACATGGGTGAACGTAAATGGAGTACATAACGTACAAATTGTAGATGAAATCAGTAAGATGATCGGCCTGCATCCGTTAACGACAGAAGATATCCTGAACACAGAACATCGACCCAAAATCGATTTCTTCGAAGATCATTTACTTGCTATTGTCAAAATGCTTGATTTATCAGCCACTGACACGGAGCTAGATATTGAACAGGTCAGCTTTATCATGATGGAAAAAACCGTAATTACATTCCAGGAAAAGCATGGTGATTTATTTGATCCCGTTCGTTTACAGCTTCAAGAAAGTAAGGGGAGAATAAGAAAAGCGGGATCTGATTTTCTATTTTACTCTTTGTTAGATGTGATTTTTGATCAGTATTTGATCATCATGGATGAGATGGACGATCGTATTGCAGATCTTGAAGGTATGATTATGAAGGAACCAGATAATCACTCCCTTCAGGATATTAATGAATACAAAAATACGATTCTTCAGTTAAAGAAAACAGTTTGGCCTGTAAGAGAAGTTGTTAATAAATTGATTAATCGTAAGGTGCCATACATTAAAGAAGATATTTCATTTTACTTACAGGATATTCATGATCATATTGTTCAGGCGAATGATATGGTTGAAACGTCTCGTGGACAGCTTTATGGGCTTCTTGATGTGTATTACTCGAGTTTGAGCATGAAGATGAATGAGATTATGAAAGTACTTACCATTGTTTCAACCATATTTATTCCTTTAACATTTATCGCAGGTATTTATGGCATGAATTTTGCCTACATGCCAGAATTGGATTGGCCATGGAGTTATCCAGCCGTTTGGATTGTCATGATCATTATCACAGCAATTATGCTTGTCTACTTCAAACGAAAAAATTGGTTTTAG
- a CDS encoding sulfite exporter TauE/SafE family protein: MEWLWLFGIGLLATFIGTLSGSGGLINVPAMILLGLPIHSIISANKFSNMLSSFSSFFVLLKRKELSMREAIKTGPIALIGGILGGLFASSLSQQALQLFAGILLIVALGLSFVKKTQATQLSRRVPLKSLPFVGIIGWYDGTFGPGQATLQMHLFRQSGISYLASIGLTRFNTFLSCTGAVFVYFLSDHLNMAVALPLAAGSITGAQISVRIANRLSLNQVNWLLRSMTILLIFQVCFSIFKNQF, encoded by the coding sequence ATGGAATGGCTCTGGTTGTTTGGCATCGGCCTTTTAGCAACTTTTATAGGAACTTTATCTGGAAGTGGCGGGTTAATCAATGTACCAGCGATGATCTTGTTAGGTCTCCCGATTCACTCCATCATCTCTGCTAATAAATTCTCAAATATGCTCAGTTCATTTTCAAGTTTTTTTGTCCTATTAAAGCGCAAAGAATTATCGATGAGAGAAGCGATCAAAACCGGTCCCATTGCCTTAATTGGAGGAATCCTTGGAGGGCTATTCGCGTCCTCCCTTTCTCAACAGGCACTTCAGCTTTTCGCTGGAATCCTTCTCATTGTTGCACTTGGATTATCGTTTGTGAAAAAGACGCAAGCGACTCAATTATCAAGAAGAGTCCCGCTAAAATCGCTCCCTTTTGTTGGTATCATCGGCTGGTATGATGGCACCTTTGGCCCGGGGCAGGCAACGCTACAAATGCACTTATTTCGTCAAAGTGGTATTTCCTACCTTGCTTCCATTGGACTTACGAGGTTTAATACTTTTTTGAGCTGTACAGGGGCTGTCTTTGTATATTTCTTAAGTGACCACTTAAATATGGCCGTGGCCCTCCCGTTAGCAGCAGGATCAATAACAGGAGCACAAATCTCGGTGCGTATTGCGAACAGACTCTCTCTTAATCAAGTTAATTGGCTGCTTCGTTCCATGACGATCCTTCTTATTTTCCAGGTTTGTTTTAGTATTTTTAAAAATCAATTTTAA
- a CDS encoding DHHW family protein: MIQRFEKARKWLLIILFFAFLFTMLFYLTVSADIEVSKVEKRDLAQNPDLSIENVSSGEYMDQFEEYFLDQFPGRNVWLKSYLQYQQMTNKTYIFDFYVSDSNWIIPKPSYSRPSDKIKSAVHDLNKFASDMREEGKEVYYASLPHKVNTVDILPSYIKEGTGIQNKEYFLSEFDHEKIPLVDVGKEFKEEYTNDELKDFYFKTDHHWNIIGAYKGYKKVTELLAAKSDYYTEANENESDYELNCENDKQFIGSYNNQLYLTVDASDEETCHMLPTDQTFDNYKITWNGKDRTFKQVYGTGIFRDKNPIEFGDLYMNNTAEVTIENPAVEKESRVLILKDSYANPIAFHVAQHFSNTTVYDIRYNDDQTLTEYMKDKDFDVVLFLYNDTMLQGEPFRFS, from the coding sequence ATGATTCAGCGATTTGAAAAAGCAAGAAAGTGGTTACTTATAATCCTTTTCTTTGCATTCTTATTTACTATGTTATTCTACCTTACCGTTTCTGCAGATATTGAAGTCTCTAAAGTAGAAAAAAGAGACCTTGCTCAAAACCCGGATCTCTCAATAGAAAATGTATCAAGTGGTGAATATATGGATCAATTTGAAGAATATTTTCTTGATCAGTTTCCGGGTAGAAATGTCTGGTTGAAATCTTATCTTCAGTATCAGCAGATGACCAACAAGACGTATATCTTTGATTTCTATGTATCGGATTCTAATTGGATTATTCCAAAACCCAGTTATAGTAGACCTTCCGATAAAATTAAATCAGCCGTTCACGATTTGAATAAATTTGCAAGCGATATGAGAGAAGAAGGGAAGGAAGTGTATTATGCTTCACTGCCCCATAAAGTTAATACGGTTGATATCCTACCGTCTTATATTAAAGAAGGAACTGGTATACAAAATAAGGAATATTTTCTTTCAGAGTTTGATCATGAAAAAATTCCTCTGGTCGATGTTGGTAAAGAATTCAAAGAAGAGTACACAAACGATGAGTTAAAAGATTTCTATTTCAAAACCGATCATCACTGGAACATTATCGGAGCTTATAAAGGATACAAAAAAGTAACAGAACTATTAGCAGCAAAATCGGATTACTATACAGAAGCAAATGAGAATGAAAGTGATTACGAATTAAATTGTGAGAATGATAAGCAGTTTATAGGGAGTTATAATAATCAACTCTATTTAACAGTAGACGCATCTGATGAGGAAACCTGCCATATGCTTCCAACTGATCAAACGTTTGATAACTACAAAATTACTTGGAACGGTAAAGACCGTACATTCAAACAAGTGTATGGAACAGGTATTTTTAGAGATAAGAATCCGATTGAGTTTGGTGATCTTTACATGAACAATACGGCTGAAGTCACGATCGAGAATCCGGCTGTTGAAAAGGAAAGTCGTGTACTGATCCTTAAAGACTCCTATGCAAACCCAATTGCTTTCCATGTTGCTCAGCATTTCTCGAATACGACGGTTTATGACATTCGCTACAATGATGACCAGACCTTAACCGAATATATGAAAGATAAGGATTTTGATGTTGTGTTGTTTCTCTATAATGACACAATGCTTCAGGGAGAACCTTTCCGTTTTTCTTAA
- a CDS encoding VanW family protein: MINVFLTLLLAYSGQPADLLYIQHEGKSIVQMTKEDYFIEEIGTPHLHQDRLHGLINDVDNAVSKTPRDAFIDERGLIVDGKSGYKLNRVVFQENLLQSLYNNGTTRIEASVIQLHPKVDAELLSAIRTKEIGSFVTYFKIANNERTTNITLATEAINNKVVFPGETFSFNKAVGKRTKEKGYLPAPIIVKGELSEGIGGGICQVSSTLFNAVDKAGVHILERYSHSRKVPYVKPGRDATVSWYGPDFTFRNEYNQPLLIRAKVSDGAVAIKIFTSDTNNI; this comes from the coding sequence ATGATAAACGTTTTTCTGACGTTATTACTTGCTTATTCTGGACAACCAGCTGATTTGTTATATATTCAACATGAAGGAAAGTCAATCGTGCAAATGACGAAAGAAGACTATTTTATAGAAGAAATCGGAACACCGCACTTGCATCAAGATCGATTGCATGGATTAATCAATGATGTAGATAACGCGGTCTCTAAAACACCGAGGGATGCATTTATTGATGAACGTGGATTAATCGTAGACGGGAAAAGTGGCTACAAATTGAACCGAGTCGTTTTTCAGGAGAATTTGCTTCAATCGTTATACAATAATGGCACAACACGTATTGAAGCGAGCGTCATCCAACTTCATCCAAAAGTAGATGCTGAACTTCTTTCAGCAATTCGTACAAAGGAAATTGGATCATTTGTTACCTATTTTAAAATAGCTAATAATGAACGAACAACTAACATTACTCTTGCGACTGAAGCGATTAATAATAAAGTGGTTTTTCCGGGAGAGACATTTTCCTTTAACAAAGCCGTAGGTAAAAGAACTAAGGAGAAGGGGTATCTTCCTGCCCCAATTATTGTCAAAGGGGAGCTGTCTGAGGGGATCGGGGGAGGTATCTGTCAGGTTTCTTCAACCCTTTTTAATGCAGTCGATAAGGCTGGAGTCCATATCCTTGAGCGGTATTCGCACAGCCGCAAGGTTCCTTATGTGAAACCAGGTAGAGATGCCACCGTCAGTTGGTACGGGCCTGATTTTACGTTTCGAAATGAGTACAATCAACCACTATTAATTCGAGCGAAAGTGAGCGATGGAGCGGTGGCCATTAAAATCTTTACTTCGGATACGAATAATATATAA
- a CDS encoding VOC family protein, translated as MIEIEGIHHVSLAVTDLERARTFYSEVLCLKEMKRPDFDFPGAWYEVGSQQLHLIVHPSAKTLRGTRELNSKEGHFAFRVKSYDATLQWLKKIGADVYENPTSRSGFAQIFVSDPDGNLIELNTEQ; from the coding sequence ATGATTGAAATTGAAGGAATTCATCATGTGAGTTTAGCGGTAACTGATTTAGAAAGAGCAAGAACTTTTTATTCTGAAGTGCTTTGCCTGAAAGAGATGAAGCGTCCAGATTTCGATTTCCCTGGTGCGTGGTATGAGGTAGGAAGTCAGCAACTTCATCTTATTGTACATCCTTCTGCAAAAACACTTAGAGGCACCAGGGAGCTTAATTCTAAAGAAGGACACTTCGCGTTTCGTGTCAAAAGTTATGATGCAACTTTGCAATGGTTGAAGAAAATAGGAGCGGACGTGTATGAAAATCCAACCAGTCGAAGTGGGTTTGCGCAAATTTTTGTTTCCGATCCTGATGGGAATTTAATTGAATTAAATACCGAGCAGTAA